CCAAAAGCAGCGTCAACTGCAGATGCTCCAGCTCCTGCTTAAGCTGATTCAACGAAGATTCCACTTCCGGGTACAGGCTTTCGTCCTTCTCCTCCATACCCAAATCCCAAAGCACTTGCATATCTTCATAACAACTTTCCAGCTTCCGGTAGGTTTCGCAAGTGTCCTTCAGCGCCGTCGTTTCCCGCATCAACTGCTGCGCCTTCTCCGGATGATCCCAGAAATCCGGCGCTCCCATTTCATATTCCAGTTCGGCGATCTTTTCCTCTTTGACAGCTACGTCAAAGAGATCCCCTCATTTCCTCTAGCGTTTCTCCAACACGGACGATCTCCACCCGTAAATCTTCCAATAACATGCCTTCAGCCCCTTTATTATTAGTAACGAAACACAAGAAAATCCACTAACAAGAGAATCGGAGTCACGGGAGGGTACGCAGGAGACAGACCAAATGGATACGTTTTCAGGAGATTGCCGCGTCGCTGCGCTCCTCGCAATGACGCAAATCCCCCTGACCCTGCGGGCCATCCCCCTTTCGCAAGGGGGGGCTTCAAACCCTGCCTCCCTTATCAAAGGGAGGTGCCGCCACAGCGGCGGAGGGATTCAAAGCAAACCCGTAACCCTCATTCGAACCCTCATGTTCGCCGATTCTCTTGTTCAATCTTACCCCGTACCCTCACTTTACTCACTCTACTCCTGTTCAAAACCCGTAACCCTCATTCGTACCCTCAGGTTCTCCTCGCGACTCTTGTTTGTTCCCCTTACATTCCCTTACTCACCGAGAACTCATTAATCGCTTTATCGATTTCCTGCACCAGAGTCTCCGGCAGGCCCTCAATATCCACATTCAAGAAGCCACGTACAATGGTCGCCGTCGCCTCGTCCTCATTCAGGCCGCGCGCCATAAGATACTCGATCTCTTCCGGCGCAATCTTGCCCACCGCCGCCTCATGGCTGAGCTCAGCATTGTCGGTTCGCGCCTCCAGCTCCGGAATGGCGTGAATCACGCCTTTCGGATGCAAAATCAAGCCGTTGCACTCTAGATGCGCCTTGCTTTCCGGGGCCTTGCCCAACAGATGGCCGCGATTAATAATGATGCCCCCTGTGGACAGCGTCCGCGCCACAATCTCGCCGCGCACTCCGGGAGCTTCTAGAATCACCCGGCCGCCGATATCCATATGCGCTCCTTCGGGAGCCACTATAACGGAATTCAGCCGCGCCACCGCGCCTCGTCCTACCAGGCGGGTCGTCGGATACATCTGAATATCCTTTACCCTCTGCAGGCAGATATAGTTTGACAAATACGTGCCACCCTCTTCGACGATTACACCAGTCCGCGGCCGTACAGCCACTTCTTCTCCCCAGCGGTGAATCATGGTAAAGGTCAGCTTGCCGCCTTTTTTGACAAAAAACTCACTAATGCCGATATGCATGCCCTTGCGCACATGCGGGTCAGTGCCGCAGCCAGTAATAACGTGCAGCTCCGCCCCTTCTTCGACAATAATCACGTTATGCACGTCTTGCACTACTTCTTCCGAGCTAATGTACATGCAGGCCTGCACGGGGTCCTCCACCTTGACGCCAGGCAGAGCCCGGATGAAGTAGCCATGTTCCTGATGCACCGCCGCCCGGGCAGTATATTTATCCGCGTCAGGCGCTACCGCCCGCCACCAATACTCTTCTTCCAGCCAGTCGTGACATTTCAGAGCCTCATCAACGCTCATGATTTCCAAGCCGTCCCCCTGCACCTGACAATGCGTTACCGCATGGTCGGTCTGCAAAAACGTGCCCGAACGCCCAGCACCGGACACTTCAATACCGATGCCTTCCAAGGAGCGTTTACGCGCTGCATCCATCTGCAGCGCCGGCTGTTCCATATACTGCTCTTCGCCTTGCTGATCCGAAAACTCAGCAAAATCAATATCTGCGCCGTACAACGCTAGCTTTTTTTCCGCTTGACGCGCCTGTTGCTCAATATCCTGCTGTCGCTTCATCTCAGTTTCCTCCTGTCATGTCGCAGCTGACGCAAGCTTCATAGCCTTGCGTCTGAATACAGGAAAACATCTCCTGCGGATTGCCGCTGCAGGATACAACGCCGTCAAAAAGCACATGGGCCACATCCACAGGCACATATTGCATAATATGCCCTGTATGCGTAATGATCAAGCCGGATTTACTGCGCCCTTCACGACGCTTTTTCAGCGGCAATGTATTGCCGCCATTAACGCCGCGCTGCAAAATACGATCCGCCGCCTTGCCCACAACTGCGATATTTTCAATATCCACGCCAGACTCAGGCTCATCCAAAAGCAGCAGGTCCGGCTGCTGCGCCAAAAGCTGCAGTAATTCGGAGCGCTTAATCTCGCCGCCGGAAAAGCCGTCATTCACCGAGCGATCCAAGAAATTTTCCATGTTGACCGATTTGGCCAAGGCCTCGACGTCCACTTCCCTCTCCCCAGCGCACAAACGCACCATGTCACGCACCGCCAGGCCCCGTACTGTCGGCGGACGCTGAATCATTACGCCCACGCCGCGGCGCACGCGCTCGTACACAGGCAGCTCGGTAATATCTTCTCCTTTAAAGAAGATACGTCCTCCGGTGATCTTATAGCGAGAAAAACCCATAATGGCATTGATCAACGTCGACTTCCCCGTGCC
The nucleotide sequence above comes from uncultured Anaeromusa sp.. Encoded proteins:
- a CDS encoding ABC transporter ATP-binding protein, with the protein product MLRVEHLAVEVEGRKILRDINLHIKQGEVHVLFGPNGTGKSTLINAIMGFSRYKITGGRIFFKGEDITELPVYERVRRGVGVMIQRPPTVRGLAVRDMVRLCAGEREVDVEALAKSVNMENFLDRSVNDGFSGGEIKRSELLQLLAQQPDLLLLDEPESGVDIENIAVVGKAADRILQRGVNGGNTLPLKKRREGRSKSGLIITHTGHIMQYVPVDVAHVLFDGVVSCSGNPQEMFSCIQTQGYEACVSCDMTGGN
- a CDS encoding SufD family Fe-S cluster assembly protein, whose product is MKRQQDIEQQARQAEKKLALYGADIDFAEFSDQQGEEQYMEQPALQMDAARKRSLEGIGIEVSGAGRSGTFLQTDHAVTHCQVQGDGLEIMSVDEALKCHDWLEEEYWWRAVAPDADKYTARAAVHQEHGYFIRALPGVKVEDPVQACMYISSEEVVQDVHNVIIVEEGAELHVITGCGTDPHVRKGMHIGISEFFVKKGGKLTFTMIHRWGEEVAVRPRTGVIVEEGGTYLSNYICLQRVKDIQMYPTTRLVGRGAVARLNSVIVAPEGAHMDIGGRVILEAPGVRGEIVARTLSTGGIIINRGHLLGKAPESKAHLECNGLILHPKGVIHAIPELEARTDNAELSHEAAVGKIAPEEIEYLMARGLNEDEATATIVRGFLNVDIEGLPETLVQEIDKAINEFSVSKGM